A DNA window from Corynebacterium ciconiae DSM 44920 contains the following coding sequences:
- a CDS encoding glycine--tRNA ligase — protein sequence MAQQSVVDSVVNLCKRRGLVYPCGEIYGGTRSAWDYGPLGVELKENIKKQWWRTFVQGRADVVGLDSSIILPRQVWEASGHVETFTDPLVESLHTHKRYRADHLLEAYEAKHGHPPANGLADVKDPETGQEGKWTEPQLFSGLMKTFLGPVDNEQGLHYMRPETAQGIFINFKNVMTTARMKPPFGIGQVGKAFRNEITPGNFIFRTREFEQMEIEYFVKPDEAPEKFDEWVEACWNWFIDLGIAPENIRQFDVPEDERAHYSDRTIDFEYKFDFSGNPWGELMGVANRTDFDLSSHITASGEDLSYFDQASGERYVPYVIEPSFGLTRALMAFLCDAYTEDEAPNAKGGVDKRTVLKLDPRLSPIKVAVLPLSKKETLTPTAEKVAAELRKYWTIDYDVSGAIGRRYRRHDEIGTPFCVTVDFDTLEDNAVTVRERDTMQQERVSLDQLQGYLAQRLIGC from the coding sequence GTGGCACAGCAATCTGTTGTCGATTCCGTGGTCAATCTCTGCAAACGCCGAGGTCTGGTGTATCCGTGCGGTGAGATCTACGGCGGCACCCGCTCGGCCTGGGATTACGGCCCGCTGGGCGTGGAGTTGAAGGAAAACATCAAGAAGCAGTGGTGGCGTACCTTCGTTCAGGGCCGTGCCGATGTGGTGGGCCTTGACTCCTCGATCATTCTGCCGCGGCAGGTGTGGGAGGCCTCCGGCCACGTCGAGACCTTTACTGACCCGCTGGTGGAATCCCTGCACACCCACAAGCGCTACCGCGCCGATCATCTGCTGGAGGCCTACGAGGCCAAGCATGGCCACCCGCCGGCTAATGGGCTCGCGGATGTGAAGGACCCCGAGACCGGCCAAGAGGGCAAGTGGACGGAGCCGCAGTTGTTCTCCGGCCTGATGAAGACCTTCCTTGGTCCCGTCGATAACGAGCAGGGTCTGCACTACATGCGCCCTGAGACCGCCCAGGGTATCTTCATCAACTTCAAGAATGTGATGACGACCGCCCGCATGAAGCCGCCCTTCGGCATCGGCCAGGTGGGTAAGGCCTTCCGCAACGAGATCACCCCGGGTAACTTCATCTTCCGCACCCGCGAGTTTGAGCAGATGGAGATCGAGTACTTCGTCAAGCCCGACGAGGCGCCGGAGAAGTTCGACGAGTGGGTCGAGGCCTGCTGGAACTGGTTCATTGACTTGGGCATCGCCCCCGAGAACATCCGCCAGTTCGATGTTCCGGAAGACGAGCGCGCCCACTACTCGGACCGCACCATCGACTTTGAGTACAAGTTCGACTTCAGCGGCAACCCCTGGGGCGAGCTGATGGGTGTGGCTAACCGCACGGACTTCGATCTTTCCAGCCACATCACGGCTTCCGGTGAGGATCTCTCGTACTTCGACCAGGCCAGTGGCGAGCGCTATGTGCCATACGTGATTGAGCCTTCCTTTGGTCTCACTCGCGCCCTCATGGCCTTCCTCTGCGATGCCTACACCGAGGACGAAGCCCCGAATGCTAAGGGTGGCGTCGATAAGCGCACCGTGCTCAAGCTGGATCCGCGACTGTCTCCGATCAAGGTGGCTGTGCTACCGCTGTCGAAGAAGGAGACACTCACCCCGACCGCCGAGAAGGTGGCAGCGGAGCTGCGTAAGTACTGGACGATCGACTACGACGTCTCCGGAGCGATCGGTCGCCGCTACCGTCGCCACGATGAGATCGGCACACCCTTCTGCGTCACCGTGGACTTCGACACCCTCGAGGACAATGCCGTGACCGTGCGTGAACGCGACACGATGCAGCAGGAGCGCGTCTCCCTCGACCAGTTGCAGGGCTATCTGGCCCAGCGCCTCATCGGCTGCTAA
- a CDS encoding TPM domain-containing protein, with translation MTKRIVGPLYATLLAAGTVGLLAAGPSALAAAPPVTQVSSADYQTLRESYVGDFAEVFSASEESSISETLKQGFQDHGRLLYLVFESEYQGTGTERAEQWFQQLSGDNVAIISVDVTKRDYGYHAGSEWSKSEVTSIIDAGLPALGESDWAAAAQSMADSYASSGSLSGEEIGWLGGGAVAVVGAGGGLWYASKRRRKQEQHQQIEQARQFRSDDVDSFRSLDTEVLASLAEEELVSTDESIRRAQEELRLAKAEFGEIRTRQFTQALESSQRTLHEAFAIKSALDAGRFGGSRRDGLVQIVTSCASADDILDARSEDFARMRNVLLNATENLDRLTQRIVDLRTRLPRAAEQLEQLRARYSASTVGSINDNVEMAEEHLNQAESTMDTARERSQLPAGEQSDVVDLITGTEKLVDQADQLLAGVEHADTNIAGARAALPDLIEEVRAELREAEDLMGSSRRTGVKVDEHRFTTVTQHAEQAMTQAQREGEADPLSTHATLTEADGELDQLLETLRTTSRMGEQLQRRFDSTVASADRLIQATQDLVATRGRVIGARPRTLLAEATQLRAQAQQLRPTNLRGAADTAVEAHRAADRAYRAAEEEISRYNDRHRSSGSTSGAFLAGMVINSMLSGGGGGGFGGGSFGGGGGGGGSFGGGGRF, from the coding sequence ATGACTAAGCGCATCGTTGGCCCTTTGTACGCCACTCTCCTTGCCGCCGGCACCGTAGGTCTACTCGCTGCGGGCCCCAGTGCTCTCGCCGCCGCGCCACCGGTGACCCAGGTGTCGTCTGCGGATTATCAGACTCTGCGAGAAAGCTATGTGGGCGATTTCGCCGAGGTGTTCTCCGCGTCTGAGGAATCCTCGATCAGCGAGACGCTCAAACAAGGGTTTCAGGATCACGGCAGGCTGCTGTATCTGGTCTTCGAATCGGAGTATCAGGGCACCGGCACCGAACGTGCCGAACAGTGGTTTCAGCAGCTGTCGGGCGATAACGTGGCGATCATTTCGGTGGATGTGACCAAGCGCGATTATGGCTATCACGCTGGCTCCGAGTGGTCGAAGTCCGAGGTTACGAGCATCATCGACGCTGGCCTGCCCGCCCTTGGGGAGAGCGACTGGGCGGCGGCTGCGCAGAGCATGGCTGACTCCTATGCCTCCTCGGGCTCCTTGAGCGGCGAGGAGATCGGTTGGCTCGGCGGCGGCGCCGTGGCCGTGGTGGGTGCCGGCGGCGGTTTGTGGTACGCCTCGAAGCGACGCCGCAAGCAGGAACAGCATCAGCAGATCGAGCAGGCCCGCCAGTTCCGTTCGGACGATGTGGATAGCTTCCGCAGTCTCGATACCGAGGTGCTGGCCTCTTTGGCCGAGGAGGAGCTGGTCTCTACCGATGAGTCGATCCGCCGCGCCCAGGAGGAGTTGCGTTTGGCGAAGGCCGAGTTCGGCGAGATCCGCACCCGTCAGTTCACCCAGGCCCTCGAGTCCTCTCAGCGCACCCTGCACGAGGCTTTTGCCATCAAGAGCGCCCTCGATGCGGGGCGTTTTGGGGGCTCGCGCCGCGACGGGTTGGTGCAGATCGTGACGTCCTGCGCGAGCGCCGACGACATTTTGGACGCCCGTTCCGAGGATTTCGCCCGCATGCGCAATGTGCTGCTCAACGCCACCGAGAATCTCGATCGGCTCACGCAACGCATCGTGGACCTTCGCACCCGCCTGCCCCGCGCCGCTGAGCAACTCGAGCAGCTGCGTGCCCGCTACAGCGCGAGCACTGTGGGCTCGATCAACGACAACGTGGAGATGGCCGAGGAGCACCTGAACCAGGCGGAATCCACCATGGATACCGCCCGTGAGCGCTCCCAGCTCCCCGCTGGCGAGCAGTCCGATGTGGTGGATTTGATCACCGGAACCGAAAAACTCGTGGACCAGGCCGATCAGCTGCTGGCCGGAGTGGAGCATGCCGATACCAACATTGCCGGCGCCCGCGCCGCCCTGCCCGATCTGATCGAGGAGGTGCGCGCGGAGCTGCGCGAGGCTGAGGATCTCATGGGCAGCAGCCGCCGCACGGGGGTGAAGGTGGACGAGCACCGTTTCACCACCGTCACCCAGCACGCCGAGCAGGCAATGACCCAGGCACAACGTGAAGGCGAGGCCGATCCTTTGTCCACTCACGCCACCCTCACCGAAGCCGATGGCGAGCTGGATCAGCTACTGGAGACTCTGCGCACCACCTCGCGCATGGGCGAGCAGCTGCAGCGGCGCTTCGATAGCACGGTGGCCTCCGCAGATCGCCTCATCCAAGCCACCCAGGATTTGGTGGCTACCCGCGGCCGCGTGATTGGGGCCCGCCCCCGCACACTGCTGGCCGAAGCCACCCAGTTGCGCGCCCAGGCGCAGCAACTGCGTCCAACGAATCTGCGGGGTGCTGCCGATACTGCGGTGGAGGCGCACCGCGCCGCTGATCGGGCGTATCGCGCCGCGGAGGAGGAGATTTCTCGGTATAACGATCGCCACCGCTCGTCGGGCTCGACCTCGGGGGCGTTTCTGGCCGGCATGGTGATCAACAGCATGCTCAGCGGTGGCGGCGGAGGCGGCTTCGGCGGTGGTTCCTTCGGCGGCGGAGGCGGGGGCGGCGGCTCCTTTGGTGGTGGCGGCCGCTTCTAG
- a CDS encoding YdcF family protein, whose protein sequence is MSTAPIALVMGTSQYDGVPSQVFAARLDTARRLYERGEAQAIAVVGGKLPGDRFTEAEAGAAYLAEHGVPRSALLEVPEGHDTRGSLRAVGGSVDKRTPVIVVTDRTHLLRAVWVARREGYTATGVGVRSKLRAYELTHEAGGLAVIAVDVVAGERWARRVERGFRTLGSHCRPSLRARMKQLY, encoded by the coding sequence ATGAGCACAGCCCCCATAGCGCTGGTGATGGGAACCTCCCAATACGATGGCGTGCCCTCGCAGGTCTTCGCCGCGCGCCTCGACACAGCCCGAAGGCTCTATGAGCGCGGTGAGGCCCAAGCGATCGCGGTAGTGGGAGGAAAACTGCCGGGGGACCGCTTCACGGAAGCAGAGGCGGGGGCCGCCTACCTAGCCGAGCACGGAGTGCCGCGCAGCGCCCTGCTCGAGGTGCCCGAGGGGCACGACACTCGCGGCTCGTTGCGGGCGGTGGGAGGTAGCGTCGATAAGCGCACTCCTGTGATTGTGGTGACAGATCGCACCCACCTGCTGCGGGCTGTGTGGGTGGCGCGGCGAGAAGGATATACCGCCACCGGTGTGGGAGTGCGCTCGAAGCTGCGGGCCTATGAGCTCACGCATGAGGCCGGCGGGCTAGCCGTGATTGCCGTGGATGTTGTGGCTGGGGAGCGCTGGGCGCGGCGCGTAGAGCGAGGTTTTCGTACGCTCGGCTCCCACTGTCGGCCGAGTCTGCGCGCCCGAATGAAGCAACTCTACTAG
- a CDS encoding deoxyguanosinetriphosphate triphosphohydrolase, protein MNVYSASDYERRLSEPAKSAQLPGTAADARSDFSRDRARVLHSAALRRLADKTQVVGPRDGDTPRTRLTHSLEVAQIARGIGSGLGLDPDLCELAGLCHDIGHPPYGHNGEVALNTVAEDAGGFEGNAQTLRIITRLEPKVLGEDGTSYGLNLSRAAVDAACKYPWTAGEGHRKYGAYDEDRDILRWARLGISGHGKCMEAQVMDFSDDVAYSVHDVEDGILSGRIHLGVLWDLVELAALAQQGAHAFGGTPEELIDAADRLRQLSCVSRAADFDGSLRALAGLKAMTSQLVGRYVGAAITATLSAHQGQPLGRHHGHLVVTPEVAAEVRMLKTIAVLYVMEEDQHQRRQNRQRDLIYRVYDYLHLSAPGSLDPMFAAWYRDAENEQQRQRVLVDQIASMTESRLERTARRAADISVFYC, encoded by the coding sequence GTGAACGTCTATTCCGCCAGCGATTATGAACGCCGCCTGAGTGAACCGGCCAAAAGCGCGCAGCTGCCCGGCACCGCCGCCGATGCGCGCAGCGACTTCTCCCGCGACCGGGCACGTGTACTGCACTCGGCAGCGCTGCGGCGGCTCGCGGATAAAACCCAGGTGGTCGGCCCCCGCGACGGAGACACCCCACGCACCCGGCTCACTCACTCCCTCGAGGTGGCACAGATCGCGCGCGGTATTGGCAGCGGGCTCGGGCTGGACCCGGATCTGTGCGAACTCGCTGGGCTGTGCCATGACATTGGACACCCACCCTATGGGCACAACGGAGAAGTGGCGCTCAATACCGTCGCCGAGGACGCCGGCGGATTCGAAGGCAATGCCCAAACCCTGCGGATCATCACCCGCCTTGAACCCAAGGTGCTCGGCGAAGACGGCACCAGCTACGGGCTGAACCTATCGCGCGCCGCAGTCGACGCCGCCTGCAAATACCCGTGGACCGCCGGCGAAGGACACCGCAAATACGGTGCGTATGACGAAGACCGCGACATTTTGCGCTGGGCCCGCCTAGGCATCAGTGGCCACGGGAAATGCATGGAAGCCCAGGTGATGGACTTCTCCGACGATGTCGCCTACTCCGTCCACGACGTCGAAGACGGCATCCTCTCCGGACGCATCCACCTCGGGGTGCTCTGGGACCTCGTGGAACTCGCGGCCCTCGCCCAGCAAGGTGCCCATGCCTTCGGAGGCACACCCGAGGAGCTTATCGACGCCGCCGACCGGCTGCGCCAACTCAGCTGCGTTTCCCGTGCCGCGGACTTCGATGGATCCCTCCGCGCCCTCGCAGGGCTGAAAGCTATGACCTCCCAGCTCGTCGGCCGCTATGTGGGTGCCGCTATCACCGCCACCCTGTCCGCCCACCAGGGCCAGCCGTTGGGCCGCCACCACGGCCACCTCGTAGTGACCCCCGAGGTGGCCGCCGAAGTGCGGATGCTCAAAACAATCGCTGTGTTGTATGTGATGGAAGAAGACCAGCACCAGCGCAGGCAGAACCGGCAGCGCGACCTCATCTACCGCGTCTACGACTACCTGCACCTCAGCGCACCCGGATCCCTCGATCCGATGTTTGCCGCGTGGTATCGCGATGCTGAGAACGAGCAGCAACGCCAGCGGGTGCTTGTAGACCAGATCGCCTCCATGACAGAATCCCGCCTCGAGCGCACCGCCCGCAGGGCCGCAGACATCTCCGTGTTCTACTGCTAA
- the crtI gene encoding phytoene desaturase family protein — protein MYPSRVLVIGAGVAGLATAALLARSGIQVEVVEKNSEVGGRAGLLEEGGYRWDTGPSWYLMPDAFDHFFELMGTSTAEQLDLRLLDPSYRVFVDPHKPLDVPAGRAAVVELCESLEPGAGAVVNEYLDQAADVYDIAVQRFLYTTFSSPLPLLHPSVLRRLGTLAGLLGTSLDKHVRRRVSDPRLHHILSYPAVFLSSRPERTPALYHLMSHTDLSQGVRYPMGGFAAVIDALYRLARAEGVRFHLGTRVTAITHDGSRATGLRVLDAQGRAATLTADAVVSGADLHHTETTLLPERLRSYSERYFSRRDPGIGTVLVLAGIDGPLEQLSHHNLFFSADWTPDFDAVFSGPHPQRPLGASESIYVSRPSATDPGVAPEGKENLFLLVPTPADISLGHGDAYGCSPSPEVQAIAQAALAQVGAAIAEPSLPARAEVVRTIGPADFSQRYHAWRGGAIGPAHTLRQSAFLRGSNASSTLDGLYYAGATTVPGVGVPMCLISAENVLKRMRGDRSGGPLGAL, from the coding sequence ATGTATCCGTCTCGTGTACTCGTGATCGGTGCCGGTGTTGCCGGCCTCGCCACCGCCGCCCTGCTGGCCCGCAGCGGTATCCAGGTGGAGGTGGTGGAGAAGAATAGCGAGGTGGGCGGTCGGGCGGGGCTACTCGAGGAAGGCGGCTATCGCTGGGATACCGGCCCATCGTGGTATCTCATGCCCGATGCCTTCGATCATTTCTTTGAGCTCATGGGCACCTCCACCGCCGAGCAGCTGGATCTCCGGTTGTTAGATCCTAGCTATCGGGTGTTCGTCGACCCGCACAAGCCCCTCGATGTTCCCGCTGGCCGAGCTGCCGTGGTGGAGCTGTGCGAGTCCCTCGAACCTGGGGCCGGGGCGGTGGTGAACGAGTATCTGGACCAGGCCGCGGATGTCTATGACATAGCCGTGCAGCGTTTCCTCTACACCACCTTCTCCTCTCCCTTGCCGCTGCTGCATCCCAGCGTGCTGCGCCGGCTGGGCACGCTCGCTGGCTTGCTCGGAACATCCCTGGATAAGCATGTGCGCCGCCGAGTGAGCGATCCGCGACTGCACCATATTCTGAGCTATCCGGCGGTGTTTCTCAGTTCCCGCCCAGAGCGCACGCCCGCGCTGTATCACCTGATGAGCCACACGGATCTCTCTCAGGGGGTGCGCTACCCCATGGGTGGTTTCGCTGCGGTGATCGATGCTCTCTACCGTTTGGCCCGCGCCGAGGGGGTGCGCTTCCATCTTGGAACTCGGGTGACTGCCATTACCCATGACGGCTCGCGTGCCACGGGCCTGCGGGTGCTCGACGCCCAAGGCCGTGCCGCCACGCTCACCGCGGATGCGGTTGTCTCCGGCGCAGATCTGCACCACACAGAGACCACCTTGCTGCCCGAACGGCTGCGTAGTTACTCGGAGCGCTATTTCTCCCGGCGCGACCCCGGTATCGGCACGGTGTTGGTACTCGCCGGCATCGATGGCCCATTGGAGCAGCTCAGCCACCACAATCTCTTTTTCTCTGCCGACTGGACGCCCGATTTCGATGCGGTGTTTTCCGGTCCTCACCCACAGCGCCCGCTCGGCGCCTCCGAGTCGATCTATGTGTCTCGCCCCTCTGCCACAGACCCGGGTGTTGCGCCAGAGGGCAAGGAGAATCTGTTTCTCCTCGTTCCTACTCCTGCGGATATCAGCCTGGGCCACGGTGATGCCTATGGCTGCTCGCCCAGCCCAGAGGTGCAGGCCATCGCCCAGGCTGCGCTGGCGCAGGTGGGTGCGGCTATTGCGGAGCCGAGCCTGCCTGCTCGGGCGGAGGTTGTGCGCACGATCGGCCCGGCTGATTTCTCGCAGCGCTATCACGCGTGGCGGGGCGGGGCGATAGGCCCGGCGCATACCCTGCGCCAGTCTGCTTTTCTGCGCGGCTCGAATGCCTCCTCCACGCTGGATGGGCTCTACTATGCGGGCGCCACCACGGTGCCCGGGGTGGGGGTGCCGATGTGTCTGATCTCTGCGGAGAATGTGCTCAAGCGAATGCGCGGTGATCGTTCGGGCGGACCCTTGGGCGCGCTTTAG
- a CDS encoding phytoene/squalene synthase family protein, which produces MSASPSDYLRRFQDCADAAARQVIRSYSTSFGLSSRLLAPAVRRDIHNVYAVVRIADEIVDGTAAAAGMSPAEIRAELDRYEAEVMAAPERGFHTDPVLHAYAGTARRCGLKREHMAAFFASMRQDLERSSHTPESLAAYIYGSAEVIGLMCVQIFLSGRSVSPEDRAAMERGARSLGAAFQKINFLRDLSEDSTSLGRAYLGELTPSSQAALITEIRQDLQLSYAAIPLLPTSSALAVRSATDLFAALTEELDKAPTQLLYRQRLRLGPTRKAGIIIRSLAHSIRDVERS; this is translated from the coding sequence ATGAGTGCCTCCCCCTCGGATTATCTGCGGCGCTTTCAGGACTGCGCCGATGCCGCCGCCCGGCAGGTGATCCGCTCCTATTCCACCAGTTTCGGGCTCAGCAGCCGGCTGCTCGCCCCGGCGGTGCGCCGCGATATTCATAATGTGTACGCGGTGGTGCGCATCGCCGACGAGATCGTAGACGGCACCGCGGCGGCCGCTGGTATGAGCCCCGCCGAAATCCGCGCCGAGCTGGATCGCTACGAGGCGGAGGTGATGGCCGCCCCCGAGCGCGGCTTCCACACCGACCCAGTGCTCCATGCCTATGCCGGCACGGCCCGCCGCTGCGGGCTCAAACGCGAGCACATGGCCGCCTTTTTCGCCTCGATGCGCCAAGATCTCGAGCGCAGCAGCCACACTCCCGAGAGCCTCGCCGCCTATATCTACGGCTCTGCGGAGGTGATCGGCCTGATGTGCGTGCAGATCTTTCTCTCCGGCCGCAGCGTGAGCCCAGAGGATCGGGCAGCGATGGAGCGCGGCGCCCGCAGTCTCGGCGCCGCATTTCAGAAGATCAACTTCTTACGCGATCTCTCCGAAGACAGCACCTCCTTAGGACGCGCCTATTTGGGCGAGCTCACCCCCAGCTCTCAGGCTGCCCTGATCACCGAGATCCGCCAAGACTTGCAGCTCTCCTATGCCGCGATCCCTCTGCTGCCCACCTCCTCGGCGCTGGCGGTGCGCTCGGCCACCGATCTCTTTGCTGCTCTCACCGAGGAATTGGACAAGGCCCCCACCCAGCTGCTCTATCGGCAGCGACTGCGGCTGGGGCCCACCCGCAAGGCAGGCATTATTATCCGATCGCTCGCCCACAGCATCCGAGATGTGGAAAGGTCCTGA
- a CDS encoding ribonuclease domain-containing protein, translating to MADERSSGPSGSLRRVALSLGAVLLAGVGTYLGLDGGESGGSDSSGEANGDTCALSSLPPEAAEVVERIEAGGPFEYPENDGTHFGNYEQLLPQRAKDYYREYTVATPGLNHRGPRRIVTGGEKPDVWYYTADHYESFCEMTGV from the coding sequence ATGGCTGATGAACGTTCCTCGGGCCCGAGCGGCTCTCTGCGCCGAGTGGCGCTCTCCCTCGGCGCTGTCCTGCTTGCCGGTGTGGGCACCTATCTTGGCCTTGACGGCGGCGAAAGCGGCGGCAGCGATAGCAGCGGTGAGGCTAACGGGGATACCTGTGCGCTGAGCAGCCTGCCCCCAGAGGCCGCCGAGGTAGTCGAGCGCATCGAGGCCGGCGGACCGTTCGAGTACCCGGAAAACGACGGCACCCATTTCGGCAACTATGAGCAGCTGCTGCCGCAGCGGGCGAAAGATTATTACCGCGAATACACAGTAGCCACCCCTGGGCTGAATCACCGCGGGCCGAGGCGCATCGTCACCGGCGGTGAGAAACCGGATGTGTGGTACTACACGGCCGATCACTACGAGAGTTTTTGCGAAATGACGGGAGTTTAG
- the dnaG gene encoding DNA primase: MGKGRIPERDIQAIREATPIDEIVGDYVQLKPAGVDSLKGLSPFKDEKTPSFHVRPARGYFHCFSSGEGGDVFSFLMKMEHLSFPEAVEACAEKIGYHITYEGGGPGRREDVGTRQRLILANKIAHEFYQEHLDSAEAQPARDFLSERGFSKEHAREFGCGYAPAGWDTLTKHLVRKGFDVKEIEAAGLGKMGRRGPIDRFHRRLLWPIKNLAGDVIGFGARKLFDDDKLGKYMNTPETLLYKKSKVLFGLDMAKKHIAASRQAVVVEGYTDVMAMHAAGIHTAVAACGTAFGEDHLQMLRRLMLDDSYFRGELIYTFDGDEAGQKAAMRAFEGDQQFTGQSYVSVAPEGLDPCDLRLEKGDAAVRDLVASREPMFEFVVRSIIEDYDLDSVEGRLQALRRTIPVIADIHDHTLRDEYARRLAGWLGWRDIDEVVRKVREQARAPRKKQQPRQRREATASEPSVPRPDPRDSRLWPEREAIKLALQHPEIAVPYMRAFDDSTFTHPSYVLVKQAVDTALTAEAEKEGVDWLAAVAGEMPDIHSRALVSELAVEPIRVDAAHLLRYADSVYSRLQEVRVGQIIAQLKGQLERMNPTKDEKAYNSLFADVVALEQQRRQLLERANRY; encoded by the coding sequence ATGGGTAAAGGACGTATCCCTGAGCGGGACATTCAAGCGATCAGAGAGGCCACGCCGATCGACGAAATCGTCGGCGACTATGTGCAGCTCAAGCCCGCTGGTGTGGACTCGCTGAAGGGACTGTCGCCCTTCAAGGATGAGAAGACGCCTTCCTTCCATGTGCGCCCCGCCCGCGGCTACTTCCACTGCTTCTCCTCCGGCGAGGGGGGAGATGTGTTCTCCTTCCTCATGAAGATGGAGCATCTCAGCTTCCCCGAGGCGGTAGAGGCCTGCGCGGAAAAAATCGGCTACCACATCACCTACGAAGGTGGGGGACCAGGCCGGCGCGAGGATGTGGGCACCCGCCAGCGCCTCATCTTGGCCAACAAGATTGCCCACGAGTTCTACCAAGAGCACTTGGACTCCGCCGAGGCGCAGCCGGCCCGGGACTTTCTTAGCGAGCGCGGCTTCAGCAAAGAGCACGCCCGCGAATTCGGTTGCGGCTATGCCCCCGCTGGGTGGGACACCCTCACCAAGCACCTCGTGCGCAAGGGCTTTGATGTCAAGGAGATCGAAGCCGCAGGCCTAGGGAAAATGGGTCGCCGCGGCCCCATCGACCGCTTCCATCGCCGGCTGCTCTGGCCGATCAAAAACCTCGCTGGGGATGTGATCGGCTTCGGAGCTCGCAAGCTTTTCGACGATGACAAGCTGGGCAAGTACATGAACACCCCAGAAACCCTGCTGTACAAGAAGTCCAAGGTGCTCTTCGGGCTAGACATGGCCAAAAAGCACATCGCTGCCTCGCGCCAGGCGGTGGTAGTCGAAGGCTACACCGATGTGATGGCCATGCACGCCGCAGGGATCCACACGGCTGTGGCCGCCTGCGGCACCGCCTTCGGCGAGGACCACCTGCAAATGCTGCGGCGGCTCATGCTCGATGATTCCTATTTCCGCGGCGAGCTCATCTACACCTTCGACGGAGACGAAGCCGGGCAAAAAGCCGCCATGCGCGCCTTCGAAGGCGACCAACAATTCACCGGGCAGTCCTATGTGTCGGTGGCGCCCGAGGGGCTTGATCCCTGCGATCTCCGCCTCGAAAAGGGCGATGCCGCCGTGCGGGACCTCGTGGCCAGCCGTGAGCCCATGTTCGAGTTCGTGGTGCGTTCGATCATCGAGGACTATGACTTGGACTCTGTCGAAGGCCGGCTGCAGGCCCTCAGGCGCACCATCCCAGTCATCGCCGATATTCATGACCACACGCTGCGCGATGAATACGCCCGCCGACTCGCCGGCTGGCTGGGCTGGCGCGACATCGATGAGGTGGTCCGGAAAGTGCGGGAACAGGCGCGGGCGCCGCGGAAAAAGCAGCAGCCGAGGCAGCGTCGAGAAGCCACAGCCAGCGAGCCTTCGGTGCCACGGCCGGACCCGCGCGATAGCCGGCTCTGGCCGGAACGGGAAGCAATCAAACTCGCGCTGCAGCACCCCGAGATCGCGGTGCCCTACATGCGGGCCTTTGATGATTCCACCTTCACCCATCCCTCCTATGTGCTGGTGAAACAGGCAGTGGACACGGCGCTCACAGCCGAGGCGGAGAAGGAAGGCGTGGACTGGCTGGCGGCAGTCGCAGGGGAGATGCCGGACATTCACAGTAGGGCGCTGGTGTCCGAGCTAGCCGTGGAGCCGATCCGCGTGGATGCAGCGCATCTGCTTCGCTACGCGGACTCGGTGTACTCCCGGCTGCAAGAAGTGCGGGTGGGGCAGATCATTGCGCAGCTCAAAGGGCAGCTTGAGCGGATGAACCCCACTAAAGACGAAAAGGCCTACAACAGCCTTTTCGCGGATGTGGTGGCGCTAGAGCAACAGCGCCGGCAATTGCTGGAGCGGGCGAACCGCTACTAG